One Anaerolineae bacterium DNA segment encodes these proteins:
- a CDS encoding helix-turn-helix domain-containing protein, translating into MREIMTPQQVAAYLQVNTDTVYRLIRRRKLAASRIGRTYRIPKADLEDFLMAQSTRPEVREALFRRVTDIARRNPGLDSDRLLEELEQDDRQAQRR; encoded by the coding sequence GTGCGCGAGATCATGACCCCACAGCAGGTGGCAGCCTACCTGCAGGTGAATACCGACACCGTCTACCGCCTCATACGCAGGCGCAAACTGGCCGCGAGCCGCATCGGCCGTACGTACCGGATACCCAAGGCTGACCTAGAGGACTTCCTGATGGCCCAGAGCACTCGCCCCGAAGTGCGAGAAGCGTTGTTCCGCCGGGTGACAGACATTGCCAGGCGCAATCCGGGCCTCGATAGCGACAGACTCCTGGAGGAACTAGAACAGGACGATAGGCAAGCGCAGCGCCGATGA
- a CDS encoding putative toxin-antitoxin system toxin component, PIN family yields MMRVLLDVNVIISAIIAPKGTPRRVLEAWQHGRFLLIISEGIIAQVEEKLRCPRIGGAYGIGDEDIIWVTALLRTQADVIFVGPECLPGAMADPEDDYVLATGVLGHADCLVTGDRGLLALEEHQGMRPLTPTARLALLG; encoded by the coding sequence ATGATGCGCGTGCTCCTGGACGTCAACGTCATCATCTCCGCCATTATCGCACCCAAAGGCACTCCCCGACGGGTACTGGAGGCCTGGCAGCACGGGCGTTTCCTACTGATCATCTCTGAAGGCATCATAGCTCAGGTGGAGGAGAAGCTGCGCTGCCCCAGAATCGGCGGTGCGTATGGCATCGGCGACGAAGATATCATCTGGGTGACAGCCCTGCTGCGTACTCAGGCCGATGTGATCTTCGTCGGCCCCGAATGTCTACCGGGAGCAATGGCCGACCCGGAGGATGACTACGTTCTGGCCACCGGCGTTCTCGGTCACGCCGATTGCCTGGTAACTGGCGACCGAGGGCTACTGGCCCTGGAGGAGCACCAGGGCATGAGACCACTGACGCCCACGGCCCGTCTCGCTCTTCTCGGCTAA